Within the Saccharomyces mikatae IFO 1815 strain IFO1815 genome assembly, chromosome: 11 genome, the region TTTTAGCTATCCCCATTTCACTTCCTATTTCTAAAATATGAATGGCTTCGTTGGCCATAAAATTGTATATGCTCGATAGGTTTTGCTTTAGTCGTGCACtaaattcatcttcaatttctccACCCACACAGGATAGTGATAATTTCAAAAACGGGAAGACGTGAATATTAACTTGGCAAGCAATAATATGATCCACATTAAACATTTCGGAGAGACGAGAAATGGGCAAGTCATTGTCCACAGAACCATCGACAAATTTAACAGAACTACTACCAGTCCACggttttctttctcccGTCCTGGGGTCTTTTTCATAAAGTGGGCTCGAGGGGAAAATACCCGGCAACGAACATGATGCGCATACTGCAGACCAAATAAGAACGTTTGGTGCTGTCAAATTATTCAATAAGCGTGGTTGTTCAAATAATGATGCTGGTGAGACGGTTatattcaagattttcCCCGTTCGGTTGTATGCTTCCCTGAACGTTAAATCTCCTAAAAATTCAATCATTGTATTTACCAAATGCTTGTTATCAAACCACGTACCgttcttgaaaaatctggatatctttatcaacaaattttcGCTTTCACTCTTTTGTTTGTcatctttgaaaatgttgaaTTCTTTCTCTAATATATGGTTGAGTAAAACCggaatttcttctttatgaTGAACAGATAATATACTGGCTACAATTGCACCGGCACTGCTACCGCTGATCACTCTAGGTAATAAATCTAGTTCGAATAACGTACCAAGAACACCAATGTGGAAAAGACCAAAAGTACCACCTCCACTAAGAACTAAAGCGGTCCGACCGATATTCCTTCTTGTTTGTTGCAGTATACCCAAAAGGTAACTATCATCAAGATCGGACTCCATTAAAGATTCCAGTGCTAGCCTGGACTCCATCATATACTCGTCAATCAGATACTTGGTACCAACATGAGAATGCCTATATAGGTTCACGTTCCCCATATTCCCCAGATTCCGCACCCAATTGGTCCTAATGATGTATAATAGTTGTCCATAGTTCCTATTTAAGCGCTCTTCACGCATTCTGGATGttaaatcttttattaaTTTGTAATCATACAAAGGGCTTTCCAACTTCTGTTTCCATGCTATTTTTCCAGTGAGGTCATCAAGTCTTGCACCTGCAGAAGaccattcttcaaaagacaTCGCATGTTGTTTCTGTGAACAGACCTTGTCTATCAAAATGTCTTTTTCATAATTTCCCACAAAGACATTGTAAAGGAATGATTTGCACCTCCTGGCTAAAGTTATCGCTTGctcttcttcgtcttcttcatccacCTCAATCATTTCGATATCGTTATTCTCATTTTCGGTGGCTGTTTCCTGTCCGTCGTCGAATTTCTCCTCGTTTCCTGTGATCAGATTGAAATTCACTCTATGTGTAGTTTTGTTCCTACTAGCTTGCAGCCTTTTATCAACATCCTCGACCTCTCTTTCGATATTAGCATTATTCTTATTGATCTTGCCTGACTTGTTCTTAGGTCCCAAAATGGGGATTATATTTTGAGAACTTCCCAGAATCTGTTCgtaatatttttcaattagtTGTTGCGTAACAAGGAGGGGCTTATTTTGTGTAGATGTAAGATCTGATATTTTGCTGCTCATCAGACTTCTGTTACATGTACGTATATATACCCTTCGCCAATGACTACAACACCAATTTTGCTGGTCAAATTATTAGATGTTAACACTCTTTACAGATGTGAAAATGCATTATTGGCAATCTATAAGTTCTAAACTTTATAATTGTGGTTTTGCATTCATGATCGCAAATATCGTATAAAAGGGTAACAATTACGACCCTAATATGCCCTACCTTTTTTAAAACCCTTAAATAatatttgttctttttaagCTTTTAACCTAACAAGATATCATTGTAAGACCTAATGAACTTTTCAACGCGCTTGGCCCTAACTCTCTCGAATTTTTCAGTTCgcgttcttcttcaattcacgaacaatgaaaatatcagcaaatgatgataatagtGAGGAAGCTGAAGGGTTCCAATTTTGGAGAGTAGCTTTAAAATTAAATCTCGTTGCGTTGTCCATTTTTCACATCACTTGGTTAGAATAGAATAGccgaatttttcaaagggccaagatatttttcttctatcaGACAAGTGGAGTATTATTGAGCTCCTTTAGAAATAATAGTGGATAAAGTACGAGAAAATAGAAGGACAAACTGGAGTAGTAAAACGCCTAATTTGATGTCTAACTCAATTTATGGTTCTCCctttccaaaaataaacCCGAAAGTCCGCTACAAGACAGCTCTAGAGAGA harbors:
- the TGL4 gene encoding triacylglycerol lipase (similar to Saccharomyces cerevisiae TGL4 (YKR089C) and TGL5 (YOR081C); ancestral locus Anc_5.690) — protein: MSSKISDLTSTQNKPLLVTQQLIEKYYEQILGSSQNIIPILGPKNKSGKINKNNANIEREVEDVDKRLQASRNKTTHRVNFNLITGNEEKFDDGQETATENENNDIEMIEVDEEDEEEQAITLARRCKSFLYNVFVGNYEKDILIDKVCSQKQHAMSFEEWSSAGARLDDLTGKIAWKQKLESPLYDYKLIKDLTSRMREERLNRNYGQLLYIIRTNWVRNLGNMGNVNLYRHSHVGTKYLIDEYMMESRLALESLMESDLDDSYLLGILQQTRRNIGRTALVLSGGGTFGLFHIGVLGTLFELDLLPRVISGSSAGAIVASILSVHHKEEIPVLLNHILEKEFNIFKDDKQKSESENLLIKISRFFKNGTWFDNKHLVNTMIEFLGDLTFREAYNRTGKILNITVSPASLFEQPRLLNNLTAPNVLIWSAVCASCSLPGIFPSSPLYEKDPRTGERKPWTGSSSVKFVDGSVDNDLPISRLSEMFNVDHIIACQVNIHVFPFLKLSLSCVGGEIEDEFSARLKQNLSSIYNFMANEAIHILEIGSEMGIAKNALTKLRSVLSQQYSGDITILPDMSMLFRIKELLSNPTKEFLLREITNGARATWPKVSIIQNHCGQEFALDKAISYIKGRMIVTSSLKTPFQFADSVIGLIKAPEQTSEESKDPASTTLLTRTPTKGDNHISNVLDDNLLESESTNSLLLLRENASTYGRSPSGFRPRYSITSASLNPRHQRRKSDTISTSRRPAKSFSFSVSSPTSRILRQSNKINGLPPPILQKKASIGRLMLPMDVKTYNPEIHELIPHSASIETPTMVDKKLHFGRKNRYLKHMNRKWVSSSNILYTGPDKEDHPTLRLISSFDANAGIHSDLASNFRRHSVDGRPPSQATKSTIFQSRPSSSVQHKSTTNTP